The sequence CTGACTAAACGGCTTCATATCCTGAATATTGACCAACATCTAGGAGGAAAAAAACTAGGTTAGTCCAGCAGCGCGTGCACGGCAGATGACACTCTGGAGATAAAAGACGTCatgtcatattttttaaaaagtcttaatattagaaatatttctAAAGTGTACACAGTCTACATGACgaaggggagggggaaaaaatccttGTGTGTAACATCAAGCCGCATTCAGATCACATTACACTAGGAAGCAAACCGTCACTGTCTTAGCAAAGGGACACTACTTATATTGATCAGAAAGTATGACAAAAGAGAGACACATGACATGCTTGTTAATTATCCCAAAAGTGATATGTAAACGGAATGAATAAAGCCGTGTGATGGTTAGTTAGTGATGATTATAAGAAGCATCATTACTCCAGTTGTTTACCTGCAGTTGCGGCTTGAAGTCAATCCGTTTACGGGACTTTCACACTGTCTCTTCAAGCAGCTCTATTAGTTTACACGTATAAATGTTAGCTTGACCGAAACGCTAACATTTTGCAGGCGAAAGACCCAAGCAACCCGATAatataaccatatatatattttttgctttgtttgtccCGGTTGTTGTTGCTCTGAAACAGCACTACGGCGCCGCCATCTTGAATTAGCTCCGAATTTTCGTTAcgtcctcttttttttttacgtcaCTCACTTCGGATTGGCCAGAGACGACGACATCTGTTTAGGTCCCGCCCCCTTTTCCACACGACATGCCTCTAATGAAGCAAATAGAATCACATGATAAACAGAGCAGGACACATTTTGACACAATTACACGAGGCCTGATTTGTtctgaaaattaaaataaactagaTCTCCAATAAATTGTTTCAcacttaaataatatatttttaacatttaaatattggcaaaagttttgggaagCCCTGATGTGTATAAGCTTGGGACTGGACAAACAGTatgataacaacaacaacaacaacaacaacaacaataataataataataataaaaacaacaacaataatttttttgtttaatatttaaaaaaaaaattatgaagcTTTAATTATTTAAGCCTAATATGTAATGTTTTCTCTTACTGATGAGTGAGAATAACTTTTAAACAAAGCATTCAGTCATGCACTGTCTAGTCAGTAAATCAAATCAGTCATCAATaagataacaataaaaaaatgatcAATGACAGTGTTTAACTTTTAATGAAGACCCAACTCAACAACGGATTACAGGaagtcttttattattatatataatatatattacacacaaactcaaattCAAACcgcagaaagtaaaaaaaaaaaggcaaatgaaACACTGCTTTAAAAATTTAGGCCCAGACATCAATGACATCACCGTCCTCCATATCCAGCTGTAAAGGTGTCTGATTGCGCGTCACCTTTAACCCATCAAACAGAAATCTGACTTTGCGCTTAGCAGCGGCAGACAGACCTGAGGTGTACTGTGACAGGACGGACCCCAGAGGAGCATTCTGAGTGGTGGAGAGAGTAGAAAATCAATACAGATGTACATCACTGTAGGACAACAAACacgtaaaataaaaacaaaagaaataaagaaataaaaagaaggtCTGGAACTTCACAGACCTTTTGTACGGAATATTCCTTTGCAGATCCTTTTTCTTTGCCCTGCAGTCGcacagtgatgacatcacagctgCTTTCATCTTCTTTGTCGTCTGTTATCACGAGACAGTCTGGGCACAGGCACAAAAGGCAAGATGTAGAGGAAAAACTCTCAGCCATAATAATAGATGACTAATGACTATAATGAATTAATCAGATTCATTTCACTCACCTATGATGTCTGCAATGCCCAGATCCAACTGCGTGATTGTGGAGCGCACAGGAAGCTCAGCATCATTCCTCATTAGCAGTATTTTAGAAGGCGGGACATTAAGTTTGACAGATAACTGAGCTACAGCCTTGCTCAGAGGATCTGTCTGCAAATGAAAATCAGATTATTATATCTTACTGCTGGGGTAACATCAAATATAGTTCTGCTTTCCCTTAGCAACAAAGACATTATACAGGACACTGTCTTGCTATCACTGTGTGAAAACACTCCATCTTACCGAAAGCACAGGAATTTTGTGCACGTCCAGTTGGCAGCGGAATTTCAGTGAGATTTCCTGGGCACGTTTTCTGCGCTTAGGTTTGGCTGTGCGTCTTTTCGGTTTATCCTCAGAGGAAACAATTATAATGTCATTGTTCCTATCATAGCAGTTGATGTCACTGACGTCTAGAATATCTTCAGGTGTTTTTGATGTTAAACACAGGAGCGAGCTCAGGGCATCCAGTTTCTGGTTGTGTTCTCTATAACAATGAAAAATCTTTCAATTACTTCTTCAActaatacatttttcatttcgttttttaaatcattgaattttttataaaattcaAAGTCAGGAACTAAACATGAATTTTAAAAATCACACAACTGCTATGAGTTACAACTTCCATACTTTGGGCATTCtaggtttattttctattaaaaaatttattaatacattatttattaataaaagcgcacacacagtcattcacacactttggacaatttagagataccaaTCAGCCTCAGTTCAGGTCCATGGACTGTGGTAGGAAACCCATGAAGCATGGAAAGGCAAATATAATAATtctcattaaaaacaaactcaCCCTGTTATATTAGAGcattaaaacatattaaatgtaatgaattaCCCACATTTAGTAAATAACCCACTCAATAATTTACTCAGCTATCATTCTTGTGCTTGTATAAGTAATATTAAAGTCACGAGTGAAACTCACCGAGGTTTATCTGGTCCTAGCTCCTCCTCAGAGTCACTCAGGTTTATGCTGAATGCTTCTCCATTGACCTCTATTCAACCAAAAAACAGTAGAATTGGATTCTTCATCCATACACAATTATATAGATAAAGTGCACCAT comes from Hemibagrus wyckioides isolate EC202008001 linkage group LG02, SWU_Hwy_1.0, whole genome shotgun sequence and encodes:
- the nfatc2ip gene encoding NFATC2-interacting protein isoform X2; protein product: MAEAEFDSDSDVEIIGLSPPNPPSKRRRVLEPSAITSGPIYSNKVTRSLRMKPSVFRKTNCTEVNGEAFSINLSDSEEELGPDKPREHNQKLDALSSLLCLTSKTPEDILDVSDINCYDRNNDIIIVSSEDKPKRRTAKPKRRKRAQEISLKFRCQLDVHKIPVLSTDPLSKAVAQLSVKLNVPPSKILLMRNDAELPVRSTITQLDLGIADIIDCLVITDDKEDESSCDVITVRLQGKEKGSAKEYSVQKNAPLGSVLSQYTSGLSAAAKRKVRFLFDGLKVTRNQTPLQLDMEDGDVIDVWA
- the nfatc2ip gene encoding NFATC2-interacting protein isoform X1, with protein sequence MQRLLFLLSLHAVIGSLSVFPLLQRSAFSLEFDSDSDVEIIGLSPPNPPSKRRRVLEPSAITSGPIYSNKVTRSLRMKPSVFRKTNCTEVNGEAFSINLSDSEEELGPDKPREHNQKLDALSSLLCLTSKTPEDILDVSDINCYDRNNDIIIVSSEDKPKRRTAKPKRRKRAQEISLKFRCQLDVHKIPVLSTDPLSKAVAQLSVKLNVPPSKILLMRNDAELPVRSTITQLDLGIADIIDCLVITDDKEDESSCDVITVRLQGKEKGSAKEYSVQKNAPLGSVLSQYTSGLSAAAKRKVRFLFDGLKVTRNQTPLQLDMEDGDVIDVWA